The Siansivirga zeaxanthinifaciens CC-SAMT-1 region TATTTGAATTGGTACTTGCCCATCAAATTCCATTTCAAAAGTTACACGTTCTCCTGGTTGAATAGGTTTTGCTAAATCAACCTCCAAAACGGTTCCTGCAGTTTCATATTTTAGTTTTTTACCATTTTGTTTTAACGATTTTACTTTTATATAGCCTATTTCGTCTGGGTTTAATTTACTTATTCTATCTCCAACTCTTGGGTCTGGATCGGCAATGGTTAGAGAGCGTACATCCATTTCGCTTCCCGGTTGAAAAGCATTAAAGTATAAATGATAATACACATGGGTTAACACATCGGGGGAATTGTTAGTATACACCAATTTCTGTGTGCCTTTATATTGATAGTTGTTAACATTCATATCAATATCCATGGTATAATCTACATGTTGTTGCCAGTAGGTTGGGTTTGTAACGGGTGGTTGTATCGATGCCTGATAATGTTTTGATGAATTTGGTTTATAGGCATAACAGGACCACAAAACCAATAAACTAAAAACAGATACAAATAATCTTTTCATAGAAGGTATAAATTTAAAAAAGAGACACTATCCCGTAAAGTGTGTAAGTTAAAAATCGAGGGTTTAACTTTTTTAAAGTTGAACCCTTTTTTCAAATATAGTTAAAAACTGGTTTAAAATAATGCCCCAGTTCCTAATAGGCATCGACCATTTTTTGGTAGCCTCTCTAAGGGCTAAAAAAGTGGACTTCATAACAGCTTCATCTGTTGGGAATGAGAGCTTGTTTTTAGTGTATTTTCTGATTTTTCCATTAAGGTTTTCAATAAGGTTCGTAGTGTAAATGATTTTTCTAATTTCTAAAGGAAATTCATAGAAAGCGGTAAGTTCTTCCCAGTTATCTCTCCAGCTTTTAATAGCGTAAGAGTACTTGTGTTCCCATTTCTGAGCAAAGTCTTCTAGGGCGGCTTTTGCTGCACTTTTGGTGGGTGCATCGTAGATGCTTTTCATGTCCTTTGTAAATTCTTTCTTGTCTTTCCAAACAACATACCGACAAGCATTACGAATCTGGTGTACCACGCAGATTTGGGTTTTAGATTCAGGAAAAACGTTTTTAATGGTGTCGGTAAAACCGTTAAGATTATCTGTGGCCGTGATAAGCAAATCCTGAACGCCTCTGGCTTTCATATCGGTTAGTACACTCATCCAAAAGGCTGCCGATTCATTCTTCCCCAACCAAAGCCCTAAGACTTCCTTTTTACCATCTCTACGCAGTCCTACGGCGATGTACATGGTTTTGTTAATGACTTTGGAGTTCTCCCGAACCTTAAATACGATGCCATCCATCCAAGTAATTAAATATACGGGCTCCAGAGGTCTGTTTTGCCAAGCAACAATATCATTGGTAACTTTATCTGTGATACGTGATATGGTAGATGTGGATACATCAAAATCGTAAACTTCTCGGATTTGCTCTTCAATATCAGAATTACTCATACCCTTGGCATAAAGGCTGATAATGACGTTTTCTATGCCATCAACCATGTTAGTGCGTTTAGGAACCAGCATAGGGTTAAAAGAAGCGTCCCGGTCTCTGGGAACTTTAATATTAGTCTCTCCTAAAGCTGTTTTTATCTTTTTAGACCCATAGCCGTTACGGGTATTGCTATTATCGGATTGCTGATGCTTCTCATAGTCTAAATGAGCATCAAGTTCCCCTTCTAGCATCTTTTCAATACCTCGCTTTTGAATGGATTTTAGAAAGGAGGTCAGTTCGTCTCCTGTTTTAAACTGTTTTAAAAAATCGTCGTTTAGAAAATCTTCTTTCTTCATAAGTGTGTAAATTTTAAAATTAAACAAAAAAATATCGAGGGTTGCAACCCTCGATATTTTTAACTTTACACACTTTGTGAGATACTACCACCTAAAACAATGGCTATAAGTAATTGCTTGTTCTCGCCTACTTCTGAAAATCCTCTCGGATTTTCAGTTTGGTGTGTACTTGCTAAGTTAAGTGCTAACCCACGCAACTACTCATAGCCGAGACCTTAGTAATACATTTAAAAATACACCCATGAGACTAATAATTTCTACCTTAATATTAATTTCAAACTTAACCTTATTCTCTCAATCAATTAACTTTTATGGTGATTATTATCGCTCACTTGGGAAAGAAGGAGTCCATTTTATTGAATATAAATTGACTTTAAATCAGGATGGAACATTTATCTTCCACTCTTATTCAAATAATAAACAAGGCATTCCACCCGAAGTAAATAAATACGGAAAAGGGAAATGGATTGCGAAAGACAAAGTGATTACTTTCTTTTCAAACAAACAAAAAGACTTTGATGAAAAATATACTTTAGATTTTAATAACTCTAAAGCTAGATTTGTAACCAAACATCCTAGAGACAAAACTGACCGAATAATTAAACCAAAGCTTCAGTTTTTTGAGTCTGAAATTTTTTGGATAAAAACAATTGATATATTTAAAATATAAAAATGCATTACAACAAAGAACTGAGGTAAAAAACAAATCTTTTAAAACTAAGCAAGTTTCTTTATACGTAAACATTTAGCAACATTTCTATTAAACTACAATATACATTTAAAAAATTATGAAAAATTTTATCGGCATATGCTTTTTAACAGTCGCTTTTAGCAGTTGTGACCCTACAGTTTCTATGGAAGCCAACATTATAAACCAAACTACACAAGATTTAGCAGTTGAATTTATATCGTTAGACCAAAACTTGAACAAAACGTTGGAAATTTCCAACAATAATGTCAAGCGATTTCAAGAAGGATTTGATGTGGGAAATGACTTTATTGAACCTTATCTTATTGAATATGATTCTGTTGTA contains the following coding sequences:
- a CDS encoding IS256 family transposase; this translates as MKKEDFLNDDFLKQFKTGDELTSFLKSIQKRGIEKMLEGELDAHLDYEKHQQSDNSNTRNGYGSKKIKTALGETNIKVPRDRDASFNPMLVPKRTNMVDGIENVIISLYAKGMSNSDIEEQIREVYDFDVSTSTISRITDKVTNDIVAWQNRPLEPVYLITWMDGIVFKVRENSKVINKTMYIAVGLRRDGKKEVLGLWLGKNESAAFWMSVLTDMKARGVQDLLITATDNLNGFTDTIKNVFPESKTQICVVHQIRNACRYVVWKDKKEFTKDMKSIYDAPTKSAAKAALEDFAQKWEHKYSYAIKSWRDNWEELTAFYEFPLEIRKIIYTTNLIENLNGKIRKYTKNKLSFPTDEAVMKSTFLALREATKKWSMPIRNWGIILNQFLTIFEKRVQL
- a CDS encoding copper resistance protein NlpE N-terminal domain-containing protein, which codes for MRLIISTLILISNLTLFSQSINFYGDYYRSLGKEGVHFIEYKLTLNQDGTFIFHSYSNNKQGIPPEVNKYGKGKWIAKDKVITFFSNKQKDFDEKYTLDFNNSKARFVTKHPRDKTDRIIKPKLQFFESEIFWIKTIDIFKI